CAAAAGTTTTAAGCTTACAAAAACAGATTATATTCATTTTATTCCAACTATATTATATGCGATATATAGCTTAATCGTTTTTATTACTGACAAACTTATTTTAGACGAATACTACTTTTATGCCGATGGTAGAGATAAAGATTTAGCCAATTGGTATCAAATAACTGGACTCATATCAATGGCATTTTATCTTCTTTTAAGCCTTCGCTATTATTTTGACTACAGAAAACTACTTTTTGAAAAAGTGAGTTATGCTGACACCTTACTTTTTAAATGGATTCGAAATTTCATGATAGCTTTTTTAAGCATTCTAATATTGAGAGTGTTATTTTTTATTATTAATCCCGAATGGGGAAATTTTGGAAGCCAATTTTGGCATTATATAGCATTCTCATTTATATTTTATTATATAGCAGTAACTGGATATGGCCATGTTATAAAACAAACAACGTTAAGAAATGAAAAATTAAAAGTCATCAATGTTTTTGATGATGAAAATTCAATTTTAAAAAAAGATTCTAAAACAAATACTACTGAACCAGACACTTTAAAATGGAGAGAAAAACTTTCAAATTTAATGATTGAAAAAAATCTATTCGAAAATCCTCGTTTAACACTTTTGGACGTGGCAAATGAATTAGGCACCACATCAAAGACTATATCTTCGGTTGTTAATTCTGGTTTTAATATGAATTTCAATGATTTTGTAAACCATTTTAGAATTGAAGCTGTAAAAGACAAGTTAAATAAGGGTGAGCAATCGACTTCTACTCTTTTAGGGATAGCATTAGATTGCGGCTTTAATAGTAAAGCCACTTTTAACAGAGCTTTTAAGAAAAGTATGTCTCTGTCTCCCAAGGCTTATTTAGATGAATTGACTAAAAAATAGGTCTCAAATCAAGATTTGAAGCGTTTGACATGGGTTTTTACTAGACTTTTGCTTTAATAAAAATTCATCATGAAAAAAAACATCACATTACTTGCCGTACTATTTTCAATTTCACTAATTGCTCAACAGCAAATACAACAAATAGATTCAATCATTAACTCAAAAGTTAATGAGAACGACCCTGGTTTGGCTGTTGGTATTATTAAAGATGGTACCATTATTTATGAAAAATATCTTGGTTTAGCTAACCTTCAGCATCAAGTAAAGTTTGATGAAAAAACAAGATCAAATATTGCATCTACAGCAAAACAGTTTACAGCGTTAATGATTTTGGATTTACAGTTAAAGAATAAACTGAATTTAGAAGATGACATCAGAAAATACCTTCCACAACTTTATGAAAATGTTTCTGATGAAATTAAAATTAAACATCTCTTGAATCATACAAGTGGTATTAGAGATTATGTAGAATTATTAGATTTAGAAGGTGATGTTTGGTGGAAAAGATTTGGATTTGGTAATGATGATATTCTAGAGCTATTAGAAAATCAAGTAGATTTAGGATTTAAACCAGGTTCAAAATACAGTTACAGCAATTCTAACTACAATGTACTTACTAAAGTTATTGAAAAAATAACAGGAGAAACTTTTAATAATTATTCTAAAACGTTCTTTGAAAGCTTAGGAATGAACGAAACCTCTTTTGTAGAAAGATATATGAAAGTCATTCCTAATAGAGCAAATCCTTATTCTGATTGGGGAAGAGGAGAATGGTGGGAAGTACCAACTGTAACTAAAACTAATGGCGAAGGTTTTTTGTACACAACATTAAAAGACCAATTAAAGTATGAGATTGCAGTTCAAAACGCAAAAAGAGATAAAAATCTTCTTTTAATTGAAAGTCAAAAACCAATACCTAATAGTAAAATTAAAACTTATGGTTTTGGTTTAGAACTAGAAGATAGATTCGGTAGAACTGCGGTCCACCATTCTGGAGGAACATATGGCTTTCACTCACAAACATATCGTTTTCCTGAAGATAATCTAACCATTTTTGCAATGAGTAATAATGGTAATATTAGTACTAATTTAATTGCACAAAGTATAGCAAAGTTGTTGCTGCCAAAGTCAACTCAAAAACCGAAATATGATTCAAAATTTTATGAAGTAAAGAATCTAAAAGATAAGGTGACTATTTTAGGAAAATACATTTATCCAAATAAAGATAAAATAGTTGAAATCATTGATGAAGAAGGTAAAATATTTTGGAAAGAGCGAAGCTTTACTGTAGGAATAGTGTCTGAGGATAAAAATGTATTTTCTTTCACAAACGACCCAAAATTAAAAGTTGTTTTTGATGAAAATCAAATGACAGAATATTATACTTCAGGTAAAACTATGATTTACAAAAGAATTAAGGAATCATCAAGGTCCTTAAATGATTTAGAGGCCTTGGTTGGCACATATAATAACGAGGAATTATCGATAAATTTCGAACTAAAATTGACCAGAGACAACACCTTACAATTTAAACTATCAACCAATAAAGAGTTTAACGATGTCAGAGTATATAATCAAGCATATTTACAGGTAAATAACTTTTTTTTGAAAGTAAAAGAAGACCAATTTAATAGAGTTACAGATATAATACTTACATATGGTAGAGCAAAAAACATTAGATTCAATAAAAAAACGAACCTAAAATTTCAGCCTAAAATTGAAATTGAAGATGGCTCTATTAGTGTCACCACAATTGGCTCAAGAAATGGTGATACATCAGACATTCTATTAACTAAAAACTATCCTAACGGAAATGAAATATGGTCTAAACGTTTAGGAGGAAGCAGCTGGGACAAAGCAAGTTCAATAATTGCTACAGAAGATGGGTATTTAATTATTGGCTCGACAAGCTCTTATGGGAATGGTAACTACGATATGTATGTTATTAAAACCGATAAAAAAGGAAATCAAATTTGGCAAAATACTTATGGTGATTTTTATAATGAATATGGATATTCTGCTGAAATGACTGATACCGGTTATTTAATAAAAGGAACAGTTCAAAACTGCACGTCCAACTCAGATATTTTTAATAGAAAATGTACAACCAGTGTTTGGTTTGTGTCTATAGATGATAAAGGCAAAGAGTTATCTAATGAAATTTTAGAAAGTATGGAGTAAGCACTTACCGTTATTGAGAAATTACAAGTTTATAACCAATTCCGTGAACATTTTCAATAATTACAGAGTCATCCTCTTTAAGTTTCTTACGTAATTTTGAAATAAACGTATCCAAGCTTCTACCTACGATAACACCATTGTCTTCCCATACACGTTTTGTTAGCTCATCTCGTGTCACAATCTGATTAGGACTAGCTACTAAAATAGCCAAAAGCTCACACTCCTTTTTAGACAGCGTTATCTCTTCAGCTTCTTTAATTAGTTTATTATGTATTTCGTAAAACTTATATTTTCCAATAGCGATGAAGTTTTCTTCGATCCTTTTTTCTGAAGTCTTTTTCATTTTAAAAATACCAAAGGCTACAAAACCAATAGTGATAAATCCAAAAATAAAGACTATAATTTCTCTTGAAAAAGTTGATGCAGAATCCTTAATAAATCGGGCTTCAATATAATAACACTCAAAAGGTAATTCTCTACTTATACAAGGTATAATGGTTTTGTCTTCATTTGCACTCATTTGGTAGCTGTAGGCAACCTCATCATCTTTACATTGTAAAACTTCTACACGATAGTGATTTGGAAGTTCTGACTTTTCAAAATTTTTGCGAATAATCGTAACTAAGCTATCTGGACTAAATGACAAATTTTTCTGAAAAGATAAACGATACTTCAATGGTGTAATCGCTTTGATAGGTAAGACTAAAGATGTTGAATCTTGATTAGCAAGTAGTAATTGATTCCCAACCTCTCGCATAGAAATTTTCACAGTTTCTTCTAATTCTTCATATTCATTATTTGAACAAGAAAAAATTAGAAACAGGAAACAAATAACAGTATAGTTTATAAGGCTTTTCATATTGCTGGTAAATAACACAAAATTTCACGACATTTTACAAGTCTTGACACTTCTTTTACACTTTTTTGACATTCTGAAGCATTGCTACTTCTAGTTTTACCAAAAAATAATAATCATGAAAAAATTATCAATTACATTATTAGTCCTGTTCATTAGTGCAGTAAACCTAGCTCAAGAAAAATTAGATGTTAACACCTCTAAAAGTTCTATTAAATGGAATGGCGAATACGCTTTTTATTTTGGAGGACATAATGGTGTTATCAATTTAAAACAAGGTCATTTCATTAAAACCAAAGGAAAAATAACTGGAGGAGAATTTATTATAGATATGACATCTATTAAAAGTTTAGACATAGATGATGAAAAAGGTCGTGCTAGTTTAGACAAGCATTTAAAGGACAAAGATTTTTTTGAAGTCAATAAATTTCCTATCGCTAAGCTTGTATTTACAGATGTTATTTATGAAACAAATAACGAGCTTAAAATTTATGCTAACCTTACAATAAAAGAGATAACAAGTTCTATTAATTTTAGAGCAGAAATTAATTTTGAAAAAGAAGAAATGACTACCAAATTTAAAATAGACCGTACTATTTGGGGAGTAACTTATAATTCAAAAGAAATTGAAGGAAAACTTAAGGATGGCTTAATTTCTGATGCGATTGGCTTTGAAGTTAAACTTAATCTCTAAATACTACGCTTGAATTAGCTTTGGTAACGGTCAAATCAACCGTTTTACCCAAAACTAAAGCTCGATTGTCTTTTTCGTGACCTGCAGGCATGTTAAAGGCTATTGGAAAATCGTAATCTGATAAGGCATCTAAAATTAGTTGTTCAACAGAAGTACCCCAAAGGGTTGTGTTCTTTCTCATTTTGGACATGTCGCCAACAACTAATCCTTTTAGATTATCAAAATAGCCAGCGCGTTTCATACTTTGCAACATACGATCAATGTGATATTTATATTCACCAATTTCTTCAATAAACAGGATTTTTCCAGAAGTGTCAATACTAGTTTCAGAACCTAACATTGTATGTAATATAGTTAGATTTCCACCAACTAATTGACCCTCAGAATTTCCTACTCTATTATATTCAGAACCTTTTAGATTATAATTCACTGGTTTGCCAAACAAAGTAGATTTAAAGGTGTCTAAAGAGTTTTTAATCTCGCTCAAATCTTTTGTCAAACTTACACACATTAACCCATGTATTGACTGAAATCCTTTGTTATGAAATTGGTTATGCAAAGCTGTAATATCACTGTATCCTATAAGCCATTTCGGATTTTGCTTAAATTTTGAATAATCCAATTTATCTAATATTCTAACCGTACCATAGCCTCCACGAGCGCACCAAATGGCACTAATTTTTGGGTCATCCATTGCTTTTTGAAAATCCTCACAGCGCTGCTCATCGGTTCCTGCAAAATGATTATCTTTACTAAATACATGCTTTCCAACAACAGTATTTAATCCCCAACTTTTTAACAAATCTACAGCTTGTTTAACCTCTCGTTGTCTGTTTTTTAATATCCCTGATGGTGCTACAATTGCAACTGTGTCACCAGCTTTTAAAAATTTTGGCTGAATCATTTCAGTATTTTGTTTTGAAGAATTTTGAGCATAAAAATTCGTTTTAAAAGCAAAACACACCATTAAAAATATAATCAATATTTTACCTCTCAAAATCATAGAAAATGCTTTTTGTAAATGTACATTTTTTTTCTAAATCGCCTTTATATTGTGTACTTTTGTAGCTTGTTAAAAATGAAATTTTATGTCTAAAAGATATACCATAACAGCAGCATTACCATATACCAACGGACCAATACATATTGGTCATTTGGCTGGAGTTTATGTGCCTGCAGATGTTTATTCAAGATACTTAAGACTTACAGGTAACGATGTTGCTTTTATTTGTGGTAGTGACGAACATGGTGTACCAATTACCATTAAAGCAAAAAAAGAAGGTGTAACACCGCAAGATATTGTCGATAAATTTCACGGTATTATAAAGCAATCTTTTGAGGATTTTGGTATTTCATTTGATAATTATTCGCGAACTAGTGCTAAAATTCATCATGAAACGGCATCAGATTTTTTTAAGACCTTATATGACAAAAATGAATTTGTAGAAGAAGTTTCAGAGCAATTTTACGATGCCGAAGCAGACCAGTTTTTAGCAGATCGTTTTATTGTTGGCACGTGTCCAAAGTGTGGTTATGAAGAAAGTTATGGTGATCAATGTGAAAACTGCGGAACAAGTCATAACGCAACGGATTTAATAAACCCAAAATCGGCCATTACAGGTAATACACCAACACTAAAAGAAACCAAACACTGGTTTCTACCTTTAAACAAACATGAAGAATTCTTAAAAGAATGGATTATTGAAGGTCATAAAAAAGATTGGAAACCTAACGTTTACGGACAAGTAAAAAGTTGGATTGACGATGGATTACGTCCGCGAGCCGTAACCAGAGATTTAGATTGGGGGATTCCGGTGCCTGTAGAAGATGGAGAAGGTAAAGTCCTTTACGTCTGGTTTGATGCACCAATTGGTTATATATCTGCAACCAAAGAATGGGCAGCTAAAGAAGGTAAAAACTGGGAAGACTATTGGAAAAAAGATGACACTACTTTAGTCCATTTTATTGGTAAGGATAATATTGTATTTCATTGTATCATTTTTCCAGCAATGCTTAAAGCTGAAGGTTCTTATATCCTGCCCGAAAATGTACCAGCAAACGAGTTTTTAAATCTTGAAGGTAATAAACTGTCAACTTCAAAAAACTGGGCAGTTTGGCTACCTGATTATTTAATAGATTTTCCTAATCAACAAGATGTATTACGATATGCATTAACCGCAAATGCACCAGAAACTAAGGATAACGATTTTACCTGGAAAGATTTCCAAGCTAGAAACAACAATGAATTGGTTGCCATATTTGGTAATTTTATTAACCGTGTAGTTGTATTAACCAACAAATATTACGACGGTATTGTACCAGAAGCATCTGAGTTAACTTCAATCGACCAAGAGACTTTAGCAGCTGTAAAAGCTTATCCCGCCGTGATTGCAAGTTCTATTGAGCGTTACCGTTTTAGAGAAGCAAGTCAAGAGCTAATGAACCTAGCAAGACTTGGAAATAAATATTTAGCTGATGAAGAACCATGGAAAACAATTAAAACCGACGAAGTAAGAACAAAAACTGTAATGAATATAGCATTACAAATAGCTTCTGCTTTGGCAACCTTGTGCGAACCATTTTTACCTTTTACTTCTAATAAGCTGAAAGGAATTTTAAATTCTAAAAATAACTCTTGGATAGACATTACAAACAAAAATATTTTAATAGCTGCTGGTCATAAAATCAATAAGGGTGAATTACTTTTTTCTAAGATTGAAGACACCCAAATCCAAGTACAGCTAGATAAATTAGAAGCTAGCAAAAAAGCTAATGAAGCGGCAAATAAAGTTGTAGAACCACAAAAAGAAGAAATAACTTTTGATGATTTCACCAAACTTGACATCAGA
This DNA window, taken from Winogradskyella sp. PC-19, encodes the following:
- a CDS encoding helix-turn-helix domain-containing protein, whose protein sequence is MYITPYMLGYSGWYSDNLRVNILFFKPYTADILFFIPFMQVLLIGPVVYFYTKSILNKSFKLTKTDYIHFIPTILYAIYSLIVFITDKLILDEYYFYADGRDKDLANWYQITGLISMAFYLLLSLRYYFDYRKLLFEKVSYADTLLFKWIRNFMIAFLSILILRVLFFIINPEWGNFGSQFWHYIAFSFIFYYIAVTGYGHVIKQTTLRNEKLKVINVFDDENSILKKDSKTNTTEPDTLKWREKLSNLMIEKNLFENPRLTLLDVANELGTTSKTISSVVNSGFNMNFNDFVNHFRIEAVKDKLNKGEQSTSTLLGIALDCGFNSKATFNRAFKKSMSLSPKAYLDELTKK
- a CDS encoding serine hydrolase domain-containing protein is translated as MKKNITLLAVLFSISLIAQQQIQQIDSIINSKVNENDPGLAVGIIKDGTIIYEKYLGLANLQHQVKFDEKTRSNIASTAKQFTALMILDLQLKNKLNLEDDIRKYLPQLYENVSDEIKIKHLLNHTSGIRDYVELLDLEGDVWWKRFGFGNDDILELLENQVDLGFKPGSKYSYSNSNYNVLTKVIEKITGETFNNYSKTFFESLGMNETSFVERYMKVIPNRANPYSDWGRGEWWEVPTVTKTNGEGFLYTTLKDQLKYEIAVQNAKRDKNLLLIESQKPIPNSKIKTYGFGLELEDRFGRTAVHHSGGTYGFHSQTYRFPEDNLTIFAMSNNGNISTNLIAQSIAKLLLPKSTQKPKYDSKFYEVKNLKDKVTILGKYIYPNKDKIVEIIDEEGKIFWKERSFTVGIVSEDKNVFSFTNDPKLKVVFDENQMTEYYTSGKTMIYKRIKESSRSLNDLEALVGTYNNEELSINFELKLTRDNTLQFKLSTNKEFNDVRVYNQAYLQVNNFFLKVKEDQFNRVTDIILTYGRAKNIRFNKKTNLKFQPKIEIEDGSISVTTIGSRNGDTSDILLTKNYPNGNEIWSKRLGGSSWDKASSIIATEDGYLIIGSTSSYGNGNYDMYVIKTDKKGNQIWQNTYGDFYNEYGYSAEMTDTGYLIKGTVQNCTSNSDIFNRKCTTSVWFVSIDDKGKELSNEILESME
- a CDS encoding winged helix-turn-helix domain-containing protein, with product MKSLINYTVICFLFLIFSCSNNEYEELEETVKISMREVGNQLLLANQDSTSLVLPIKAITPLKYRLSFQKNLSFSPDSLVTIIRKNFEKSELPNHYRVEVLQCKDDEVAYSYQMSANEDKTIIPCISRELPFECYYIEARFIKDSASTFSREIIVFIFGFITIGFVAFGIFKMKKTSEKRIEENFIAIGKYKFYEIHNKLIKEAEEITLSKKECELLAILVASPNQIVTRDELTKRVWEDNGVIVGRSLDTFISKLRKKLKEDDSVIIENVHGIGYKLVISQ
- a CDS encoding YceI family protein, which translates into the protein MKKLSITLLVLFISAVNLAQEKLDVNTSKSSIKWNGEYAFYFGGHNGVINLKQGHFIKTKGKITGGEFIIDMTSIKSLDIDDEKGRASLDKHLKDKDFFEVNKFPIAKLVFTDVIYETNNELKIYANLTIKEITSSINFRAEINFEKEEMTTKFKIDRTIWGVTYNSKEIEGKLKDGLISDAIGFEVKLNL
- a CDS encoding LD-carboxypeptidase; the encoded protein is MIQPKFLKAGDTVAIVAPSGILKNRQREVKQAVDLLKSWGLNTVVGKHVFSKDNHFAGTDEQRCEDFQKAMDDPKISAIWCARGGYGTVRILDKLDYSKFKQNPKWLIGYSDITALHNQFHNKGFQSIHGLMCVSLTKDLSEIKNSLDTFKSTLFGKPVNYNLKGSEYNRVGNSEGQLVGGNLTILHTMLGSETSIDTSGKILFIEEIGEYKYHIDRMLQSMKRAGYFDNLKGLVVGDMSKMRKNTTLWGTSVEQLILDALSDYDFPIAFNMPAGHEKDNRALVLGKTVDLTVTKANSSVVFRD
- the metG gene encoding methionine--tRNA ligase; the encoded protein is MSKRYTITAALPYTNGPIHIGHLAGVYVPADVYSRYLRLTGNDVAFICGSDEHGVPITIKAKKEGVTPQDIVDKFHGIIKQSFEDFGISFDNYSRTSAKIHHETASDFFKTLYDKNEFVEEVSEQFYDAEADQFLADRFIVGTCPKCGYEESYGDQCENCGTSHNATDLINPKSAITGNTPTLKETKHWFLPLNKHEEFLKEWIIEGHKKDWKPNVYGQVKSWIDDGLRPRAVTRDLDWGIPVPVEDGEGKVLYVWFDAPIGYISATKEWAAKEGKNWEDYWKKDDTTLVHFIGKDNIVFHCIIFPAMLKAEGSYILPENVPANEFLNLEGNKLSTSKNWAVWLPDYLIDFPNQQDVLRYALTANAPETKDNDFTWKDFQARNNNELVAIFGNFINRVVVLTNKYYDGIVPEASELTSIDQETLAAVKAYPAVIASSIERYRFREASQELMNLARLGNKYLADEEPWKTIKTDEVRTKTVMNIALQIASALATLCEPFLPFTSNKLKGILNSKNNSWIDITNKNILIAAGHKINKGELLFSKIEDTQIQVQLDKLEASKKANEAANKVVEPQKEEITFDDFTKLDIRVGTIIEAEKMPKTKKLLVLKVDTGIDTRTIVSGIAESFKPEDVIGKKVTVLVNLAPRKLRGVESQGMILMTEDESGSLVFVNPDVVDVNNGLKIS